From Vicinamibacterales bacterium:
GTCGATCCGCCGCCGCAGATTCCCGCCGAACCGCTCGACAGCGCGATGGTCCTTCGCAGCTCGCCGACGGGCGGCAGCAACGACCTGAAACGGCTGTACCTGATCACGATCGCCGCGGCGCGGCGCACCCTGGACATCTGCTCGCCGTACTTCCTCACCGACGAATCCACCGAGTGGGCGCTCGGCGAAGCGCGCCGCCGCGGCGTCCGCATCCGCATTCTCGTCGAGGGGGATCTGACCGACGCGAAGCCGGTGAAGTACGCCAGCCGCGACGCTTATCAGCGGCTGCTCGACCAGGGCATCGAAATCTACGAATACCAGCCGACGATGATGCACGTGAAGGCGACGATCGTGGATGGCGCCTGGAGCATGGTGGGGTCGGCGAACTTCGACAACCGGTCGCTGGAGCTGAACGACGAGATGAACGTGGCGGTCAGCGACCGCGAACTGGCGGCCCGATTGACGCAGGACTTCGAGCAGGATCTCCGCGCCGCGCGGCGGCTCGATCCGGCGGCGTGGCGGCAGCGCTCGCTGCTCGAGAAGGCGCGCGAGCACTTCTGGAGCTACTTCGGCGAAATCTTCTAGTCCGCGGCCGGTCTACAATCAGCGGATGTCGCTGCGCGTCCGGTTTGCCCCGTCGCCGACCGGCTATCTGCACGTCGGCGGGGCACGAACCGCGCTGTTCAACTGGCTGCTCGCCCGGCGTCACGGCGGCGTCTTCGTGCTGCGCATCGAAGACACCGACGCCGAGCGCTCCTCGTGGGAGATGGTGGCGGGCATCGTCGACGGGATGCGCTGGCTCGGGCTCGACTGGGACGAGGGGCCGGATGTCGGCGGGCCGCACGCGCCGTACTTTCAGTCACAGCGGCTGGACAAGTATCGCGAGCACGCGCATCTGCTGGTGCAGCGCGGACGCGCCTACTTCTGTTACTGCACGCCCGAGGAGCTGCAGAAGAAGCGCGCCGACGCGGAGGCTCGCGGCGACGCGTGGACCTACGATCGCGCGTGCGTGCGCCGCGACCCGGCCGACGCGGCGCGCCTCGACGCCGCCGGCGCGCCGAAGGCGGTCCGCTTCCACGTGCCGCCAGGGCGCACCGCGTTCTCCGACCAGGTCCATGGCGACATCGCGTTCGACAACGCGAACCTCGAAGACTTCGTGATCCTGCGATCCGACGGACAGCCCACCTACCACTTGTCCGTCGTCGTCGACGACATCGACATGGAGATCACGCACGTGATCCGCGGCGACGATCACATCTCGAATACGCCCAAGCAGATCCTGCTGTACGAGGCGTTCGGCAGGCCGGCGCCGAGCTTCGCGCACGTCCCGCTGATCATGGGGCCTGACAAGAAGCGGCTGAGCAAGCGGCACGGCGCCACCTCGGTGATGGAGTACCAGCGCCTCGGCTACCTCCCGGAGGCGATGGTCAACTTCCTGGCGCTGCTCGGATGGTCGCCGGGCGGCGACCGCGAGGTCCTGACGCGCGACGAGCTGAAGTCGCTGTTCACACTGGAAGGGATCAGCGGCGGGAACGCCGTCTTCAACCTCGAGAAGCTCGACTGGTTCAACCAGCAGCACATCGCGCGGCTGGCCAACGACGCGCTGCTCGCCGCCATGGCGCCGTACCTGCGGACCGCGGGTCTGTGGCGCGACGCGCTGCAGACGTCCGAACGGGACTGGCTGTTCCAGGTGTTCGATCTGCTGAAGCCGCGCGTCAAGAAGTTCGACCATCTGGTGGAGGAGATTCGCCCGTTCCTGGCCGCCGACGAGCACCTGGCGCCCGATCC
This genomic window contains:
- the gltX gene encoding glutamate--tRNA ligase, which translates into the protein MSLRVRFAPSPTGYLHVGGARTALFNWLLARRHGGVFVLRIEDTDAERSSWEMVAGIVDGMRWLGLDWDEGPDVGGPHAPYFQSQRLDKYREHAHLLVQRGRAYFCYCTPEELQKKRADAEARGDAWTYDRACVRRDPADAARLDAAGAPKAVRFHVPPGRTAFSDQVHGDIAFDNANLEDFVILRSDGQPTYHLSVVVDDIDMEITHVIRGDDHISNTPKQILLYEAFGRPAPSFAHVPLIMGPDKKRLSKRHGATSVMEYQRLGYLPEAMVNFLALLGWSPGGDREVLTRDELKSLFTLEGISGGNAVFNLEKLDWFNQQHIARLANDALLAAMAPYLRTAGLWRDALQTSERDWLFQVFDLLKPRVKKFDHLVEEIRPFLAADEHLAPDPAAAARHLTAEVRPVLAKLADRIEQTPHLDAAAAEVAVRSTAEQAGMKAGPLIHATRVALTGRTVSASLFDVLAILGSARVVRRLRQAATYTAGG